The genome window ttctcactgttctcgaGTCAAATATTTATGTGCGATTAAAATgagattaattttgattaattaattacaaagcctctaattaattagattcgtttttttaatcgagtcccggccctaattataaGTAATCATTTTATtggttaaacaaaaaacaacaaacacctaACCATTTTCTATTTCTGAACATACTCACCAGGCACACCAGCACAATGACAATAGTCAGCTTGAGGTTCTTCATGCACATGGCTCGTGCCAGGTTACGACTTGTGGTCTTAAACGTGACCGACTAAACAGAGCAACAAGAGAAAGTAACATCAGGGGAAACATCTGTGCATGAGCAGCTTGCTTGGCTGCTGTCAAAAGATAAAGTTGTATACTGCTAAATATCATGCATCAGACAAACAAATAGGATGAAGAGGGGAAAACTATTGGTCTTTAAACTCACTGAATCAACCAGATTTTCTGTCTTGTCAATCAGCAACTCcagcttctctcctctctgagcTACCAAGTCTGTGAAAAGGCACAAAGAGGGACACAAAAGGTCCAGTCAGTGTAATGAGATTCATATCAAATGGTTGTTGAAATCTGACTGACATTTGAGACAGTAATGCCCCAGTTTTCAACAGAATTTAGCGCATTAAAATGTTGCGTAATCTTTTTGGCCAGAACTTTTGGGCATAAAGGCCAACAGATAGCGATGCTTCATTGGCACTGCACAATAAGAGGTCATTGATgatgcaacaacaacacactgcaTTCATTTAAGTGAAGAAATGCCACTCGCACAAAACAAGCTTCTGATTCAATCAAACCGAcatcctattattattataatcttaTAACCACATAAAAAAGAGACCCTTTCAGCGTCACTGTAGATGTGGAGAGTTGTGAGAAGCTCACCTATATTGCGGACCATAATGCCCTTCAGGTCATCCACTTGCATCTGAGTCTCAGTGACGCGATCTGATCCTCGTGGGTCAGAGTGGTGTTTCTACAAAGAGAAAGGAACAGAAGTGGAAGAAGGAAATGGAAAGGGGATCAAAGTGTAAGTTGTGATAACTAAACCTGTATGTTGGTTATGTTTTTTAATAGATTACAGAAGTACAAAGCAGTTACAAGGCTCTCACAAGAGAATGTGGCTAAATACGCTCAGGATCGTTTTCAGTACTCACCATCTGAGCTGCCAGTGTCGAGGAGAACTCACTGTTCATGGCGTAAGGCAGGGCTGTTTGTGCTCGCGACCCGTACGTTGTCTGGAATCGCTTCTTGACTTCACTGAGGAAGCTGAAAGCACGCGACCTCTCAAAGTCCTTCAAAGTTCAATAAAAgagttattattttaaatacagtCACACTAAAAGGTccagtgaaatgaaaaatgccTTTCTTTATTGTCAAATTGTGGCATTGAGTGTTTTGTTCTGCTTTCTGTTGAAAAAGGCTCACTATATTACTTCACAAACATGGGACAGAGATGTATTTGGGTGTATTTCTTTATATTCGCATAAAGTGAATTTCAAGGAACCTTAAATATTAATAACTTAACTTCCCACTCATCCCTAAACCAAATATAAAAATCTGAGCCAATGATATACTTACATCATCAGTGATACACAGGTATATGATTCTGTCATGGCAGATGTAATGAAAGAgatagctaaaaaaaagacaaaaagacaaaatgtgttGACTTTGCAGATACACGGTTGAAAGTACAAAGTTAACTGTAGCTAATGTTTCATTAGACATTCTACCTTGCATGTAGAGTGCTGTATTAAAGTGTAGTAAATGGGCTGTAACTTTAATTGGTGAGATTTTTGAGTGAGGCCACATTGCATGAGCCTTTGTGGCATGTGATAACACTTTATTGTTTCAGATTGTTGTTTCCTGCAGTACACTCTCTGTGAGCTCTTAGCTTTTAGTGATCTACACAGAGCTTGTCCCCTGCTAATATATGATAGTTCACACTGAACCTACAAATTATTCATACTGAAAGAAGGCACTTAAATCTTGTATTTTCACAGGAATAATGTGGATTTCTCATGTTCAAAGTGGTGGGTTTAACACTTTGATAATCACATAATTTACCCACTTTATATAAATGCAAATACTGTTACTTTAAAAATTAGTTAGTGAACACACGTTTCTTCTTTATAATCCTGATTATatcatataattatatatttttgtttcacaAGTCTGTCAATGTACAAGCAACGACACTAACAAAGTGAGTGTAATGACattagtagtagtactagtagtagtagtagtagtagtagttcaTAACATCAACTCCTATTAGTAACAGCCAGCTGCAATAACCAAGTGGCTGTTAAAGTTGTGATTTGCATGTAAAGTTGTTCTACATGGTTCATTGTTATTTACAATAGTGCATGGCTGAAATTAACGTAGGGTTCCTGTACCTTTTCCAAAATCAAATTCAAGGACTTTACAAGCTTTCTCAGCACCTTACAGCTGTCAATTCCACATTTGCATACAGTATACCGATTATTttacttcttcatcacattaaattagatGCCACCGTGCTATGCACAACCCAAATTGTGTAGTTTGGCAGCATTCTACAGAAGGATAATACATTTaaggaaaacacaacaaactttaCATGTTTCAAAATGTGCCACCTGTCATCCTATATAATCTACATTTCaagcttttaaaaatgtcaaacttcaAAATTTGTAGAGAACTGTTGGAAAatcttcatgtttcatgttaacTATATTTTGAGAACACTGACATTCAAACATCTAAATACAAAGCCAATTTTCTACCTTAATCTGACTAGTATAGCCTGTTTTTGTATGCGTTGACTGTTGTTGACAACCAAAATTTACACTTGCCCGAGGGAACCACTAATGGTGTCAGGTCTGCCTTCATAACTTGTCCATCTGTTCACAGGTATCTCAAAAAGCAGACAGGCAGGTTCACCACTGTTTTAACTCATGGTGCATGATAACATCCCCCTTTTACATAGTAGTAGGATATGAATTTTcctaaactgagaaaaacatgCTAACCCATGTAGTCACTGCATCTCGGTGAtactcatgaacatggtacagctcatagcaaaaatccaagaggattaaatacatattttctttgaccctatgtatatataaaatataaatctaaagtcactgtttaataagaatttataatctatttttaaaatgttaaggtattttctgacatttttagagacactgtcagcaaatatttttaaacaattttttttttttataaagttttttaaatatttattgtatataggTGTGGGGAAACGATGAcattttatctggacgcattacggtaatgtatttgtgaattaaaaatatgtttaaaaatggagaaaatataattttagcacaaaacaatgaattgtgcctcattatggctatattgttcattattattgtattattattattattattatgttcttATGATCTTCACaaacataacttagactggcttcatgagaatcaccaatatgagtgtgtgttaaCCCTACCTGCCGTGGCTGTAGGTCAATTTGTTGTTCTCTGATGGGATTTTGGCTAAAATCTGTTCAGTCACTTCCAGGAAGTTGCCGCCACACCAGGCATGCTTTGCCAGGATGGTGGTTCCACGAGCCACCACAGCAAACAGGATTGCCATGGCAACAGCTGAGAGGTTGAGCTCTATCACTAGCTgacaaaacaagaagaaaaacataaataggtCTATGTTACACAGAGCTagaggcgagagagagagacgggctGGGGAGAGAGGTTGCCTAACAGAGGATGGTTGTGGTGAAACGTTTTAGGGTGACGTTAAAGATCACAACGATACAACTGCAAACGAGAGGAAATTACATGTATATACGTTAACTAACAAGAAGCCACTAAGCCTACTGGCGTTACTAGCAGGCTAAATGATCCAGTTGTCACGAGAAAGTGAAAACGAAAGCCAGATTAACGCTTGCTCGAAACAACAGGCTAGTTAATACTGTTGTTGACCAATGTACATAACGGCATTCGGCACTTAACTGTCGCAATAACAGTAACGTTAGCTACCATTTATCGTTTCTAGAAACACAGTTGACGCAATGACAAatcatatataataattaatccAATACCTCGATGTGTAAACGCTGTTCCAAGTAGCTAATTTGGCGCAAACCCCAACATCTAAAGAGACTTCATCtgctagcaagctagctaaTCCCTTTCGAGTGACTTCTGCTTTGCAAGTCGCCCAGACCTCCAGACCGGAAGACGAAATCCCCCTTACGCTGGGTATTGTAGTTATTTCTACAGTCCATGGACCAACTTCCAAATTGTGTTGTTGGTttttaaaaactacattttttgaCTTCCTATTACGCAGTGTGTACGTCACATGTTTTCATAGTACGTCATGCTTTGGCGACAGGTTGGATTTGCCGTTAGTATTAGAACCCCTATCATGGTCTTACAGGCAACTTAACCGCTGCTGCAATGGATAACTCTTAACTGTGTAGATGGttttaaggaaaataaaatacattattatgtcAATATATCATGCTTCTCATATACAGCcatctaaaaaaatattagaccacccttgttgtCCCTACTTTGTCAAAAATAGCTGGtgagagtttaatttgagagctgatatctagccattttccatggttttcttcataatgattttggttattatcaaggaaaccatggaaataGCGAGATATCACCccttagattaaactcttatcagctatttttgttgttctaaTTATacttgtacaaacaaatgtacctttagttgtaccaggcattaaaataaacaagaaattgaagaaaacaatagtctaatatttttttccttgactgtatATATGCCTACTATAAGCGACGTGAGATAAAAGTTAGACTGTGCAGTGAGGTAAATTATGCAACCACTTTATTTACTATAAGTAAGTATTTTATTCTGCATCACAGGaatactttttgttttgattttttttagctcCAGTGGCAGGTTTCTGAGAGTAgttattctttgtttttctttatccgagcaaattttattttgtgaaatattaaaaaaaacttgaaaatctGCCCCAATTGTACCCATGactaattttcatttttattttttttattaccacacagtgaaatctatggaagcccattaacgccataaaaaaaaagaaaaagataaaactATAGTaaactaaactactaaaaatatCCTCAAAGTCagtcgaaataatgagataaaaagtcataataatgagataaaaagtcataattatgagataaaaagtctaaattatgagATGTTTTCACACAGCAGCTCTTTGGTGTGGGAGGATTGACACAGAAATTGATTATGAGCACATTGAGGACTACATTAAACGTGgcttaacaacaaaaaaaatacttcatttGCTTTCTGATTCACATGGGATTGTACTAAGCAagcaactttttatctcataattatgactttttatctcataatttcgactttttatctcataattttgactttttatctcattattatgactttttatctcataattatgactttttatctcataatttcgacttaaTTTGAGGATATTTTTACTATCAAGGCTaagttttatctttttcttttttatggagGAAATGGGTTTCCATAAAAAGTTTCTGTAACGAAAAAGGATAAcagttttttaatcattatatttctgAATATCTCTCTTGCCTATCAGACAGTACTACGGGCTGAAAATCCCACTAATCTTTGTTGACGTACAGAGGCTAAATGTGAAGCATGGCTGCCGGGGAAGGCGAGAAGAAACCGGTGCTGGAGATGGTAAGAAGCCAGAAAGCCTTGtgcttttttgacattttatatctaTACTAATTTGCCGTTGTTTAACTCTTTTTGTAAGAAAACATTAAACTATAGTAGCTAACAGTAGCATTTCAACCGCTCGTAAACGCCTCACGTGGGAAGCTAACGTTCTAGCAAGCTAGCATTGAGTTATCTGTTGTTGTCTGTCTTATTCTAacctgacacacaaacaacatCGAAAGCTGTtctctttaatgcaacattggTTGTGTACTGATATGAATGACATTATGTTAAGCTAAGTTAACATAAATCACTTTAGCTGCTTTACATTCTTCTCAGTCCATAGCTAAGTCAGGGTTTCTCCACTGGGGGGCAGTATTGAAACAGAGCCCAGAGTTTGCCCAGCTGCTCAGTGTTCAGTTTAacactatggagtcttgggctattttgtcctattttgaatccttttcatcctgcctatatacaccactttaaaaaaaatttaaatgccatattggtatttttttttcagcacaacctcaccaatatgacctgataataattatttcatcctgacttactggatcaacattttgaacccaaaagaaacaaagaaaaacgaacataaaatgtgattttaaatcagttttttaaCTTGCAAAATACTAtgatgctcaataaaaaaattaaatattaaaatatgtcagatatgtcaaatataacataaaagagggttacatccagttctataattttatacaaaatatatttgatgatgatataccaagtacaactggagacaaggtcaaactgaaactggcctcatggagtttacagccagaactttagaggtaaatttacagtagggctccacgctgctttgttttctagtctggatgtgatgaagaagtcatgctttggagcttttggagatactccagagggttaatatattCAACTGATGCTTATCAGTGTGCATCTGTGAGATAATAAGTACTGAATGTATTGGCAGTGAATAATAGTTACCTCTCAATGTGATTGATAGAGTCTCCCACTCACTAATCTCTAAGGaggttttgtgtctgtttagaGTTGGATGTGCGATGTTTTAATAAATTTTCCTTCTGTGTTTTAGGTCCAGGCTGATGGGGCCGATGAGGGCTGTGTGACATTTGTGCTGCATGATGAGGACCATACACTTGGCAACTCCCTCAGATATATGATCATGAAGACGTAAGTAACGATTGAAGTGTATGACTGATGGTTAATTTGTGCTATTTGCGATTTAACTCCAGCTGGAAGGCAcagctttttccccctttcaactaatttaggtcaatttgacaatttataataacaatatcaCAAAGGGAAGTATGTGGTTACACTTTGTTCTCAGTATTTTGTTCTCAACTCAGTCCAGGTCAGCTGGGTTGAGTTGATAGTGGGAAAATTGTAATAACACGAACACAACTCCACCCTTCTTAAGCAAAAcactgcaaataaaacaaatcctgctttcactttttctgttttacatcaGTGCGGATGTGGATTTTTGTGGCTACACCATCACCCATCCATCTGAGAGCAAGATCAACTTTCGCATTCAGACACGAGGTGAGACACGTCCCCTAAACTCTGtcactttatatttttcttcttcttacatACTATGCTAATATGTGCATTTGCGTAGCACAGCTAGAGAGGAAGCATTTTCAGGCCGTATTGCAGAGTAAACATGTTGATTGGAGTCTGGTGCATTCACTTTGGCCAGACAAGAAAGGACAGTGGCTGACTTGGAGCAGCACACGTACACATACACCCCGTCCTGTCCTTGTCTACAGTGAACCATTACCACTCTGCACAAAGTGCCTACAGATAACAGCAGCCCCATCACATGAAAGGACTCTGCAAGCCCGAgaaaacaacttgtttttgttgttgaagtgGGAGGATCCTCCCTCATGGCTTCATCACAGCAAAACACAATTACCTTTCAGGCACAAGAAAACCCCAAGTCTCCACTGTCAGATATTCAGCTGGCAGacagttttatttaattctgtCATTATTGCTCCCCACCATGACCACAACGAAAATGGGTTGGGTGGACGTGATGTCAATCCGAAAAGAGGTCCAGGATTGGAACAAACAATTCTTTTCATTTACTTGTTTCCCGTATTAATTCATTTGATGACCACAATGACATACTCAAGCTTAGAATTGAAAAATCTCATAATCAATACCCAATAAAGCACAGTAATTCAGTTTATAAGGATAAAAAACAAGCAACTCTTTACACTCCTGTGCAGCTGTTATCACTTTTGGggcacatttttaatttcctgttGACCTGCTCTGtcatcagcagctgcagcaatTTGCTATGTTATCATTATTGGTTTTAactgtattaaataaaaatgtcatataaatatgtatttttgataaaTCAAAAAAGCTCTGAAAAACTTTTCGAGCAACATTTACTTTTcacatttgtttgtattttattcatttactttTCCCTTAAAAAAATTCCCCCCCGTGCTCACAAACAAATTCCAACTATTGGCAGtgtcatgttttaataaattattgtcACTTGCAAATTGTACATTCATATGACATTAATTAAATATGTCGTTGTTTTGATTAATGAGTGAGCAAGAAAATGATCCAATGCTGTAAATTTCAGCTTGCATGTTGCAAATTTGGTGAAAGGGGCCTGCCAGATTGACAGAGAGGCATGAGATGGAAGTAACATGCAAAGCACCGATCATTGTGTGAACACAGTGAGACACACCAACACTTGGCTTACACACAAAACCATCTAGCTGCTGTATATATCCTCTTGgtaagtaattaagtaagtGGATGAGACCACTTCCATAGGGACAACCAccatatgaaataataaatatttacatgAAACCAATACCATTTAAACATGGAACACAAATAATCTTTCTGCAAATACAAGTTTATATCagtaattaaaaaatgcataaatcaaCATGGTTTTTGATTAATCTTTAATGGTTTGCTCCACCCTGTTGTGTTAGGCTAGTACTGTGCTTTTTTAAATGGGTGAGTGTATTACAAATCATACCAAATTAACATACCAAATCAGAGTAGGAAATCATGGCTTAAAAAGGAATAAACATTAGTcctataaaaatgttttcacatcTGTGACTGCTTAAAACCTGTTATTACTaagtcttgttgttgttatcactaAGTCATTGTTTCATATGCACAAGATTTCATTTTCAGTCGTTACATTGGCAaatacatttatgttttatgttggtTTAAGTAtaaatgttgttatttgtgttgctgctgattGGGTAAAACCATTAAACCTCTAATACACCcatcaaacaagaaaaaaaaaaatatccgtTACACACAGTTTTGAGGATACACCTTGTTCAAAGTGCCCCAGATGCTTGCGTCACTCTTTGGCCCCCCCTGCTGCAGGAAGAGGTGAGTGCTGCTGGTTGAGATGTATTTTTCACTAAAACAGGAGGGCCAGTCCCCCCATGCTTCCCCAAATACCCTCTGGAGGTACAACCGCAAAGAAAACTTTCCAAATATTTACCTAACtcaatcaaatatcaaaaccaGTATTGTCTGATCTACTGTTTCATGTCAGTCCTTCCCACAAAGATCCCAGTGGCCCATTTCAGGTAATGGAATCCCGGCCTCAATTACCGGGCCCCTGAACAGAGCCTCCATCTTGCTTACTTTCTTGATTTTTCTAGCGAC of Centropristis striata isolate RG_2023a ecotype Rhode Island chromosome 12, C.striata_1.0, whole genome shotgun sequence contains these proteins:
- the polr1d gene encoding DNA-directed RNA polymerases I and III subunit RPAC2; the encoded protein is MAAGEGEKKPVLEMVQADGADEGCVTFVLHDEDHTLGNSLRYMIMKTADVDFCGYTITHPSESKINFRIQTRGGIPATEPLRRGLNDLIDVSQHVLNTFQARVNEFKEKQEKQEQPME
- the sybl1 gene encoding vesicle-associated membrane protein 7 — its product is MAILFAVVARGTTILAKHAWCGGNFLEVTEQILAKIPSENNKLTYSHGSYLFHYICHDRIIYLCITDDDFERSRAFSFLSEVKKRFQTTYGSRAQTALPYAMNSEFSSTLAAQMKHHSDPRGSDRVTETQMQVDDLKGIMVRNIDLVAQRGEKLELLIDKTENLVDSSVTFKTTSRNLARAMCMKNLKLTIVIVLVCLVVLYIIVSAACGGLSWPTCVK